DNA sequence from the Carnobacterium funditum DSM 5970 genome:
TAGATTGTTGACTATCTTCTACTGAGACTTGATTTCGGATATTGCAACAATTTTTGTTTCTTCAAAAGTGACAATTACATAAATCTTGTTATTTTCATTATTGAGAATATGCCCATCTAGCAACATTCTTTTAGGTCCTAATTCTCCAATAATTCCTACTTCATTAATAATTACATCGACATCTTTATTTTCTTTAAAATAGTTTATTGCTTCTTTTTTTGTATTTTCTTCTGATTTAGGTAATTCTTCTTTACTAAGCAGATTCGTATAGGTAGTTGAAATATAGAGTACGAATGAAAAAGCAATAAATATTAAAACACCTCTAATGGAAACTAAATTTTTTTCATTATAGTGTCTCCTTTAGTAGATAGCTAAAATGAGTTTTTTTTATATTCCAAAATATCACCCGGTTGACAGTCTAAAACTTCACATATTTTTTCTAAAGTTGAAAACTTAGCAGCTTTTGCTTTTCCATTTTTTAAAATAGAGATATTTGCTATTGTAATTCCAACTTTCTCAGCTAATTCTGTCACACTCATTTTTCTTTTAGCTAACATTACATCTATGTTTACTATGATGGCCATCATTTAACACCTCAAATCGTTAAGTCGTTATCTTGTTTTATTTCACTAGCATTTCTAACTAAATGAGAAAGCATGGAAGTGAATACAGAAATAATTACTGAGAAAAATAAAATTATGACTAAGATGATTAAACTATTGATGGAATAAGTTTCAAATTTAAAAATAAAAAAAAGTGCACTAGTATATAAAATACCTTCAATCATTGATAAAAAACTTATTATCTTTAATCGTTCTGCATTTTTAGCGGTAAAAGCTTGATCAAAGCTAATATCTGTACATATAGACCAACCTAAAAATAGAGCGATAAAAAAAGGAACAGTCGTAACCCAAATGAATGCAACAAATGGAGTATAAAGTGTTTTAAGGTTTGCTGAACTTTGCATAAGAACTTTTCCAGTTTCAAGGCCAATATAAATATTAAAAAAAAGGACGAATAATCCACAAAAAATAATGATTAATTTTAACCATACTGATAGTTCTTTCTGCCTCATAAAAAATCCTCCTTAACTAATTAATAATAGATTAATTCAAAAAAAATGAAATGTCAATAAATATTTATTGTTTTACGATAAATATTTATTGTTATTTCATTTTTTTCGTAAATAATGTTAAAAAAATTATCTACTTATTAAATGAACTGAATAAGAATGGAGCGCTAATAAACTATTCAAGAAATAAATGTGCTTAACTAAAAAATCTTGAATTAACAAGGTTTTTGATACACTATATTTTTTACAACGACTAAAAAATAGTCAAATGGTTGTATCCACTTCTATAGATTCTTTGATGTTATCAAGATGAATCGGATAAAAGGATCTGATAATCCAACAAAATACCAAGAGTGAGGTGAAAAATTCAAAATATATACATGTATATTGATAAAAATAGTAGTAAAAAAGCAAGTTTTTTCCCGGGAATATCAATACTCTATTTTTGATATTACTCTTAAGATAGATTATAATAGGTTAAAGAAAAGAAAATCTGTCACATACTCGTTTCTAAATTGACCCACTGAGATTGGATTCTCAAACTGTATAAAAAACCAGCAATGTTTATATACACTATTCAACTCAAAGAGAGGGTGATTTTATGAATGATTTTGTTATACAAATCCATTGGTTTTATGTCATGGTAATGCTCGTAGGGGCTCTTTATTTTTATAGTCAAAGTAGAAATCCTAAAGGTGTTCCAAAATACGAATACATGATTGCAATTTTCATACCAGTATGGTCAGCACTAGCTTATTTTTCTATTGCTATAGGACAAGGATCTTTAGAGACGTCTGAAAGAACGGTCTATTTTGCAAGGTATTTAGATTGGGTATTTACAACACCCCTACTACTTGTAGCGTTGGCGCTTACAGCAATGTACTACACAAAAAAGAATATTTCTATTATCTTGTCTCTTGTATTTTTGGATGTAATCATGATAGTTTCTGGGCTGATAGCAAGTTTTTCAGAGAACGCTGTGAAATATATCTGGTATTCTATTGGAGTAGCCGCTTTAATCATCATTTTTTATATTGTGTGGGTACCTTTAATGAATATTGCAAAGGAAAGTGATTTAAAGCTCTACAATCACTATAAAAACGCAGCATTGTATTTATCTCTTTTCTGGATTGGCTATCCAACAGTGTGGTTACTTGGTCCCTCTGGGTTAGGGATAGTATCAGAATTTATAGATATTCTAGCTTTTATACTTTTACCTATTTTTTCTAAAGTGGGTTTCAGTGTCTTAGATCTCAAAGGTCTACGAAATCTTAAACAACAAAATAGTAAATAAAAATAAAAAAATAATGACACAATACTAAACAAAAAAACGAGTTAAAGAAGGGAACTTATTCTTTAGCTCGTTTTTATGGCGTGGATTGTAAGATTAAGCTATACAAATAAAAAAGCCATTCGTGATACACTCTAATTGTATTTCCAACCATAGAAAACAAGGAGTGATCACAAATGACCTATACCCATATTACCATGGATGAACTAGTGATGATAGAAGCTTATTACCATCGAGGTATTCCAGTTGCTAAAATAGCTGCTTACTTGAATCGTACTCGAACACCGATTAATAATGTTATCAGGTTCTTCAGAGCAGGACATACAGCTTTTGAGTATTACCTACGGTATAAGAAAAACAAGAAGCAGTGTGGACGCGAAAAAGTCGTTTTACCAGAAGAACAACATCTTTATATCAAGGAAAAAGTAGCTGAAGGCTGGACGCCTGATGTCATTATTGGCCGTAAAGAAATGACAATAGACTGTTCCGTACGAACACTTTATAGACAATTTAAAGAAAAAACATTCGATGAAGCTACCCTTCCAATGAAAGGGAAAAGAAAGCCTAACGGACATCAAGAACGTAGAGGTAGACAAGCTTATAAACGAAATATCTCTGAAAGAATAATAGATTATCCAACATTTAAAGAAGAATTTGGTCCTATCGAAGGAGATACCATCGTAGGTGTCCGCCACAAAAGTGCGGTCATTACTCTAGTAGAGATTTTATCGAAAGCTATCATTACCTTAAAGCCCAAAGGGCGTAAAGCCTGCGACATTGAGAGTGCTATGAATCAATGGTTCCAATCCATACCAAAAAAATTATTCAAATCAATTACTTTTGATTGCGGTAAGGAGTTCTCCAACTGGAAATCTTTGTGCAACCAGCATGATGTCGCTATCTACTTCGCTGACCCTGGAACGCCTTCACAACGAGCTTTAAACGAGAATTCTAATGGGCTTCTTCGAAAAGATGGATTGCCAAAAGAAATGGATTTCAACGAAGTTGATCAGGCTTTCGTATCGTCTGTTGCACACAAACGGAATATAATTCCAAGAAAGTCATTAAATTACCAAACACCGCTGGAAGTTTTTATGAGTTACATGGATGAAGATATTTTGTATAGCTTAATTTGACAAATCAGAATTTTAAAATATTTAATCTATTAGAAGTACTTTATTTGAAAGTTAAACTAACTTATTATATTCTATTACAATTTTCTTAATCAAATTATTATCTTTTAATTTTGTTACTTCTTCGATTACTTTCTCAATAGGTTTCTTTGCTAATAAATTAGCTAAATTGCAACTTTCTTCATCTTTATCGTCATGGTAAATTAATATTTTAGCTACTGTGTTAACCAAATAATCAATAGAAAGGTTTCTTTCATGTGCTTCTCTAATCGGACGAATAAATCGTTCATCATAGCCTAATTTTCTCATCGGTGTTCTTGCCACACGTGTAATATCATCTGAAATATATGGGTTCATAAAGCGAGACAATATTTTTTTAATATAAGCTTGGTGCTCAATTGCATCAAAACCCCATTTTTCAATCATCAATGCGCCTGTTTCACCTAATACTTGTTTGACTTGCTCTTTTACGGTCTCATCTTTTAAAGCACCATCTATCGTTGTGTGACCAGCGTACTTGCCAGTATAGGCTGTTGTTGCATGTCCTGTATTTACGGTAAATAATTTTCTTTCAATATAAGGTTCTAGTTCTTTTGCATAGTGAGCACCATCTAGTTTTAACTCTTTGTTTTTTAATACTTGCTCATCAATTACCCATTCTTTATAAGGTTCAACAGAAACAAAAAGTTTATCTTCATGTGTTTGAAGAGGAACTATACGATCGACAGCTGCATTAGGAAAACCAATATATGAATCAACATAATTGATATCTTCATCGGATAGATGTTTGATTACTTCATTTTTAAGGAAGTCACTTCCGCCAATCATATTTTCACAGGCTATCACATCTATCTTTTGAGTGGAATTAATTTCTTTCCGTTTTTGAATTCCCTTAGCTATTAATGGCGCAATAAATGGCAAAATATTTGGACCAATAGCTGTTGTAATGATTGATGCTTCTTTAAAAGCTTCTACTACTAATTCTGGATGCGTTCCATTATTAATACCTGAGACGTTTTTAACAAGAATTTGCTTTTTATTCTCTTCAGCTAATTCTATTGTATATTCTTTATATTGGTTCAATGCATTAATAATTTCTGCATTAACATCTACAAACGTAATGTCAAATCCATTTTCATACAAAACTTCTCCAATAAATCCTCTACCGATATTTCCTCCACCAAAATGAATAGCTCGCATATTATTCAACTCCTTTTAATGCTGTTAAGATTTCATCTTCTGTTGATGCATCTGCTAGTTTGACTACATTTTCTATTTCTGAACAGTAAATAGCTATATTTGAAAGAATCTCTAAATGTTCATCTCCTATACCAGCAATCCCAAAAACAACAGTTACTATTTTTTCGTCTTCTATTGTTCCAAAGTTTACTCCACCTGGAATTTGAACAACTGATAGACCTGATTTATTAATCATATCTTTTGAATTTTCAGTTCCATGTGGAATAGCAATAAAGTTACCCATATAAGTTGTTAAGTTTTCTTCACGTTGTAGCATTTCTTGGATGTAGCCTTCTTTAACATATCCAGCATCAACTAAAACTTTACCTGCTTTGCGAATAGCCTCTTGTTTACTTGAAGCAGTTTGGTTTATTAAAATATTTTCTTTTTTTAAAATTTCCACTTTTTTCTCCTCTTTCTTATAGCATTATTTTTTGTATTTCTCTAAGAATAAAATATTTAAATAATTGGTAATCATTTTTTTAGAGCCTGTATTAAATAGTTCTAAATTTAAATTACTTTCAACAATAGTAGAACTAATTAAACCAAGTATTTCTTGTTCAATTTCACTTAATGGATCTGGGCCTATCATCATCAATACTCTTTTCATTTCAATCGTTTTTTTATCAATTGAATCCATTACAAAAGAATTTGGACTATCATAAATAGCAAAGTATGGAACCGATATTCCTTTATCGATACAATGAAATAAAGCTAGATTTGTCTCAGGTAAACCGATAGGCGCTATATTCATACGTTCTATTAATTTTGATTTAACTTTTTCTGGATTTAAAAGAATTCCTTTACTTTCTAAATCAAAACAAATAGAAGATAATAACTCATTAATAGAGTCATAATGTTGCCACTCCTTTAGGTCAAATCTTTCTAACAACTGATTTACTATTACTATTTTTTCATAGAATTTATTGAATTCATGATCATTTAATGATGTGACTACTAAGTTTTTAACAGGATTTTTTTCTAGTTGTTTAATAGATTGTCTTATACTCCTAATTTCATCATCCATAAGTAACGGTGTAATAACTTTATATTCTGTTTCAAATCCTTTTAAGAAAATCGTAGACAATATTAAATCGTAGTCTCCTAATTTCAATTCTTCTAATTGAGAGATTCGAGCAGTGGTAATATCCGAAATTTCTGAAATATTCTTTTTCAATCGATTTTGTAGTATTTTTGCCATACCAATTCCACTAGAACAAATCACAAGAACGGATACATCTCTTCTAGATATTAATTTCTCATACGTAGATGCAAAATGAATGACTACATAGATAATTTCTTCAGGCAAAAAATCAATT
Encoded proteins:
- a CDS encoding helix-turn-helix domain-containing protein — translated: MAIIVNIDVMLAKRKMSVTELAEKVGITIANISILKNGKAKAAKFSTLEKICEVLDCQPGDILEYKKNSF
- a CDS encoding DUF2975 domain-containing protein; this translates as MRQKELSVWLKLIIIFCGLFVLFFNIYIGLETGKVLMQSSANLKTLYTPFVAFIWVTTVPFFIALFLGWSICTDISFDQAFTAKNAERLKIISFLSMIEGILYTSALFFIFKFETYSINSLIILVIILFFSVIISVFTSMLSHLVRNASEIKQDNDLTI
- a CDS encoding bacteriorhodopsin, whose product is MNDFVIQIHWFYVMVMLVGALYFYSQSRNPKGVPKYEYMIAIFIPVWSALAYFSIAIGQGSLETSERTVYFARYLDWVFTTPLLLVALALTAMYYTKKNISIILSLVFLDVIMIVSGLIASFSENAVKYIWYSIGVAALIIIFYIVWVPLMNIAKESDLKLYNHYKNAALYLSLFWIGYPTVWLLGPSGLGIVSEFIDILAFILLPIFSKVGFSVLDLKGLRNLKQQNSK
- a CDS encoding IS30 family transposase; protein product: MTYTHITMDELVMIEAYYHRGIPVAKIAAYLNRTRTPINNVIRFFRAGHTAFEYYLRYKKNKKQCGREKVVLPEEQHLYIKEKVAEGWTPDVIIGRKEMTIDCSVRTLYRQFKEKTFDEATLPMKGKRKPNGHQERRGRQAYKRNISERIIDYPTFKEEFGPIEGDTIVGVRHKSAVITLVEILSKAIITLKPKGRKACDIESAMNQWFQSIPKKLFKSITFDCGKEFSNWKSLCNQHDVAIYFADPGTPSQRALNENSNGLLRKDGLPKEMDFNEVDQAFVSSVAHKRNIIPRKSLNYQTPLEVFMSYMDEDILYSLI
- a CDS encoding mannitol-1-phosphate 5-dehydrogenase, with the translated sequence MRAIHFGGGNIGRGFIGEVLYENGFDITFVDVNAEIINALNQYKEYTIELAEENKKQILVKNVSGINNGTHPELVVEAFKEASIITTAIGPNILPFIAPLIAKGIQKRKEINSTQKIDVIACENMIGGSDFLKNEVIKHLSDEDINYVDSYIGFPNAAVDRIVPLQTHEDKLFVSVEPYKEWVIDEQVLKNKELKLDGAHYAKELEPYIERKLFTVNTGHATTAYTGKYAGHTTIDGALKDETVKEQVKQVLGETGALMIEKWGFDAIEHQAYIKKILSRFMNPYISDDITRVARTPMRKLGYDERFIRPIREAHERNLSIDYLVNTVAKILIYHDDKDEESCNLANLLAKKPIEKVIEEVTKLKDNNLIKKIVIEYNKLV
- a CDS encoding PTS sugar transporter subunit IIA, which translates into the protein MEILKKENILINQTASSKQEAIRKAGKVLVDAGYVKEGYIQEMLQREENLTTYMGNFIAIPHGTENSKDMINKSGLSVVQIPGGVNFGTIEDEKIVTVVFGIAGIGDEHLEILSNIAIYCSEIENVVKLADASTEDEILTALKGVE